Proteins from a single region of Candidatus Puniceispirillum marinum IMCC1322:
- a CDS encoding beta-N-acetylglucosaminidase domain-containing protein, with amino-acid sequence MQSASKMQNNRLKPADHLPSALTGYIEGFYGHLLNWDDRLRLLDRLASLSMNAYLYAPKDDPCHRFHWRVEYDSDWRAGFAHFCDAASMRNISVIAGIAPGLDFNFADLGNADDSQNNDFMILCAKAAQLRADGANHIALLMDDIAADFAQRAGDYESEGTAHAALANRLAAYLDCPVILVPRIYADELVTDADAQSATYLDDLASSLDPASAIMHCGSHIVAPVIGRDDILALSHALSHRVIIWDNIYAQDYCPRRLFTGPYRGRDGDGDIMLNPTGMIETDLLLLDIMARKQSWPDIIKAASIPDEFVTLAAYFDAPYGFDPVFDMPKDADALAALELLLWSWKSPLQREWYPFLMGLKHDILMQNGALPALRITKTQTPALASHILSSHNLASQNGADADNES; translated from the coding sequence ATGCAGAGTGCTAGCAAAATGCAAAATAACCGGTTGAAACCTGCAGATCACCTACCATCAGCGCTGACAGGCTATATTGAGGGGTTTTATGGGCATCTGCTGAATTGGGATGATCGCTTGCGGCTTCTGGATAGGCTGGCATCATTGTCGATGAATGCCTATCTCTATGCGCCAAAGGATGATCCCTGCCATCGTTTCCACTGGCGGGTCGAATATGATTCTGACTGGCGCGCTGGCTTTGCGCATTTCTGTGATGCTGCCAGCATGCGCAATATTTCCGTTATTGCCGGTATTGCGCCGGGTCTTGATTTTAACTTTGCCGATCTGGGTAACGCTGATGATTCTCAGAATAATGATTTCATGATTTTATGTGCCAAGGCCGCCCAGCTTCGCGCTGATGGCGCTAATCATATCGCCTTATTGATGGATGACATTGCCGCTGATTTTGCCCAGCGTGCTGGTGACTATGAAAGCGAAGGTACGGCGCATGCCGCGCTTGCCAATCGTCTGGCCGCTTATCTTGATTGTCCAGTTATTCTGGTGCCGCGCATTTATGCAGATGAACTGGTTACCGATGCCGATGCGCAATCTGCAACCTATCTTGATGATCTGGCATCCAGCCTCGATCCGGCATCTGCCATCATGCATTGTGGCAGTCATATTGTTGCGCCTGTCATCGGCAGGGATGATATTTTGGCGCTTTCGCATGCGCTCAGCCACCGTGTTATTATTTGGGACAATATCTATGCACAGGATTATTGTCCGCGCCGCCTATTTACAGGCCCCTATCGCGGGCGTGACGGCGATGGTGATATAATGCTCAACCCAACCGGCATGATCGAAACGGATCTTCTTCTGCTGGATATTATGGCACGTAAACAGAGCTGGCCAGATATCATTAAGGCGGCCAGCATACCCGATGAATTTGTAACATTAGCGGCTTATTTTGACGCCCCATACGGATTTGACCCCGTTTTTGATATGCCCAAAGACGCCGATGCGCTGGCGGCGCTGGAATTGCTGTTATGGTCATGGAAGTCACCCTTACAGCGTGAATGGTATCCATTTTTGATGGGGTTGAAGCATGATATTCTGATGCAGAATGGGGCATTGCCGGCATTGCGCATTACCAAGACCCAGACACCAGCCCTAGCATCGCATATACTATCCTCGCATAATCTGGCATCGCAGAATGGCGCCGACGCAGATAATGAAAGCTAG